TAAAAAAGAACCTGTTGATGTTTGGTTTGGACTGGGAGTAGACAGATTTGATGAAGAAGGCAGAGTACTTGTGGCTGAATATGAGGACTTTTATTTATTAAATATATATTTTCCAAATGGTAAGAGAAATAAGAAAAGGTTAAATTATAAATTAGATTTTTATGATGAAGTATTGGATTATTGTGAGGATTTAAGAGAAAATGGTAAAGAAATATTAATTTTTGGTGATTATAACACTGCTCATCATCCTATAGACCTTAAAAACCCTGAAGCTAATAAGGATGTTTCCGGATTTTTGCCTGTGGAAAGAGAATGGCTGGATAAGCTAGAAAATCATGGTTATATTGATACTTATCGTTATTTCCATCCAGATAAAGAAACCTATTCCTGGTGGAGTTATAGAACCAGGGCC
This portion of the Halanaerobiales bacterium genome encodes:
- the xth gene encoding exodeoxyribonuclease III, which codes for MRFYSWNVNGIRAVTRKGFLDWIEEEDPDVLGLQEIRIQDHQLKDKLRNINNYYSYFNYGEKKGYSGVALYTKKEPVDVWFGLGVDRFDEEGRVLVAEYEDFYLLNIYFPNGKRNKKRLNYKLDFYDEVLDYCEDLRENGKEILIFGDYNTAHHPIDLKNPEANKDVSGFLPVEREWLDKLENHGYIDTYRYFHPDKETYSWWSYRTRARERDAGWRIDYHFISEGLETKLEDADILTDVMGSDHCPITVTLDLD